One Janthinobacterium sp. TB1-E2 genomic region harbors:
- a CDS encoding dodecin codes for MSAHTYKLIELVGTSTESSDQAIRDAIAKAALTVKHMDWYEVTESRGHIVDGKVAHFQVTLKVGFRLE; via the coding sequence ATGTCCGCACACACTTACAAGCTGATCGAACTGGTGGGAACGTCCACCGAAAGCAGCGATCAGGCGATACGCGATGCCATTGCCAAGGCGGCGCTGACGGTCAAGCATATGGACTGGTATGAAGTGACGGAGTCGCGCGGCCATATCGTCGATGGCAAGGTGGCGCATTTCCAGGTCACGCTCAAGGTCGGCTTCCGGCTCGAATAA
- a CDS encoding tetratricopeptide repeat protein, producing the protein MRLTISRLAATCACLGLAACTTQLAHVPVAAWPDADAAYSAGRQHFERGDLPAAQTAYEQALRHAPRHVNARNGLAVLHAQRGEHDAAIAHWLALTQEAGMPQPRQAYLFSNLGHAYYLSGRDAQALTALEQACLLDPLNALTWRHLAQVLERLGQHERAAVMRHQAASLQEHDVRRDMALLRGEAPPKLVPEPVPDAPAMARVEITQSDGMARLRRVPSAVVRSVPAAASVSVALAPAAGAPHPRLEIVNGNGVPGLAAALARSLAGAPVQVVRLANETSFQVARTRVEYRPAQEQAARQLARQLGAQVQTQAADCPASELRLVLGRDLTDPAMLHRYYLQQLKLARRALARLG; encoded by the coding sequence ATGCGCTTGACGATTTCCCGCCTGGCCGCCACCTGCGCCTGCCTGGGCCTGGCCGCCTGTACCACGCAGCTGGCCCACGTGCCGGTGGCGGCGTGGCCCGACGCCGATGCCGCCTATTCGGCGGGGCGCCAGCATTTCGAGCGGGGCGACCTGCCTGCGGCGCAAACGGCCTATGAGCAGGCCCTGCGCCATGCGCCGCGCCACGTGAACGCGCGCAACGGCCTGGCCGTGCTGCATGCGCAGCGCGGCGAACACGACGCGGCGATCGCCCATTGGCTGGCCTTGACGCAGGAGGCGGGCATGCCGCAGCCGCGGCAGGCCTATCTGTTCAGCAATCTCGGACATGCCTATTATTTGAGCGGGCGCGATGCGCAAGCGTTGACTGCGCTGGAACAGGCCTGTCTGCTCGACCCGCTCAATGCGCTGACCTGGCGGCATCTGGCGCAGGTGCTCGAACGGCTGGGGCAGCACGAGCGCGCCGCCGTCATGCGGCACCAGGCGGCCAGCTTGCAGGAACACGATGTGCGGCGCGACATGGCCTTGTTGCGTGGCGAGGCGCCGCCGAAGCTTGTGCCCGAGCCTGTGCCGGATGCACCCGCCATGGCGCGCGTGGAGATCACGCAGAGCGATGGCATGGCCCGCCTGCGGCGCGTGCCGTCGGCCGTCGTGCGCAGCGTGCCCGCTGCCGCGTCGGTGTCTGTGGCGCTTGCACCGGCAGCCGGCGCGCCGCATCCGCGCCTGGAAATTGTCAACGGCAACGGCGTGCCTGGCTTGGCCGCCGCGCTGGCACGCAGCCTGGCTGGTGCGCCCGTGCAAGTGGTGCGCCTGGCCAATGAAACCAGCTTCCAGGTGGCGCGCACGCGCGTCGAATACCGGCCCGCGCAGGAACAGGCGGCGCGCCAGCTGGCCCGCCAGCTGGGCGCCCAAGTACAGACCCAGGCCGCCGACTGTCCCGCCAGCGAGCTGCGTCTGGTACTGGGGCGCGACCTCACCGATCCCGCCATGCTGCACCGCTATTATCTGCAGCAATTGAAACTGGCGCGCCGGGCGCTGGCACGGCTCGGTTAA
- a CDS encoding tyrosine-type recombinase/integrase, with the protein MRESLGKEKRRHDVLQREMLESWFSAVRKIGNPVIAAYLQVLLLTGARREELAALKWADVNFQWGSIKLSDKVEDFRMVPLTPFVAQLLANLPRRNAFVFSSPASASGHIAEPRIAHNEAVAVANLPQLTLHGLRRSFATLSEWIEMPNGIAAQIQGHAPQGVREQNYIRRPLDLLRVWHAKIEVWILEQACVESVSLPALLRVVGV; encoded by the coding sequence GTGCGCGAGAGCCTGGGTAAAGAGAAGCGGCGCCATGACGTTCTCCAACGCGAGATGCTGGAGTCATGGTTCAGCGCAGTGCGCAAGATCGGAAACCCGGTAATTGCCGCCTATCTGCAAGTTCTGCTGCTCACCGGCGCCAGGCGCGAGGAGCTCGCGGCACTGAAGTGGGCGGACGTGAATTTCCAGTGGGGCAGTATCAAACTGTCCGACAAGGTCGAGGATTTTCGGATGGTCCCGCTGACTCCTTTCGTTGCTCAGCTCCTGGCCAACCTGCCGCGCAGGAATGCCTTTGTTTTCTCCAGTCCAGCCTCCGCATCAGGACATATCGCAGAGCCGCGAATCGCGCATAACGAGGCCGTCGCGGTGGCAAATTTGCCGCAGCTTACCCTACATGGCCTGCGACGCTCATTTGCCACATTAAGCGAGTGGATCGAAATGCCGAATGGCATCGCCGCGCAGATTCAAGGACACGCGCCGCAAGGGGTGCGCGAGCAAAATTACATTCGCCGGCCGCTTGACCTGCTTCGTGTCTGGCACGCGAAGATTGAAGTTTGGATTCTTGAGCAGGCGTGTGTCGAGTCGGTATCTTTGCCAGCATTACTGCGCGTTGTGGGCGTTTAG
- a CDS encoding KTSC domain-containing protein: MRIQFQQGHSYDFCRVPPNVHTAFMAAYSKGSYYNLHIKDRYQC; this comes from the coding sequence ATGCGAATTCAATTTCAGCAAGGACACAGTTACGATTTTTGCAGAGTACCTCCGAATGTACATACTGCGTTTATGGCTGCCTATTCCAAGGGTAGCTACTACAACTTGCATATCAAAGACCGCTACCAATGCTAA
- a CDS encoding Tox-REase-5 domain-containing protein, with protein sequence MAALPILVIPAVVEKILLALGVAAAGAVLTDDALRKRKKEAEQAKDARVTPLARAETRSDTKERCRCPPDKGTLMAVPHSMSPAARDYQARITGFLIGMEWVFEGKDFDGFQSRLCLLQEAKADYDQFFKANGELKYDFQKSIFQNMVLKQATAQSNIVKDNPPASLIWYFQTPLAYEHMLPNLSALGITTYYIP encoded by the coding sequence ATGGCTGCGCTACCGATATTGGTAATACCAGCAGTCGTGGAGAAAATTTTGTTAGCCTTGGGTGTCGCCGCCGCAGGTGCCGTGCTCACGGACGATGCATTGCGCAAACGCAAAAAAGAGGCAGAACAGGCAAAAGACGCCCGCGTCACCCCCCTCGCGCGTGCCGAGACGCGAAGCGATACCAAAGAAAGATGCCGGTGCCCGCCAGACAAGGGGACGCTGATGGCTGTTCCACACAGCATGTCGCCAGCCGCACGCGACTACCAAGCGCGGATTACCGGCTTCCTGATTGGCATGGAATGGGTGTTTGAAGGAAAGGACTTTGACGGCTTCCAATCCCGCTTGTGCTTGTTGCAGGAAGCAAAAGCCGATTATGACCAGTTTTTTAAAGCAAACGGTGAACTTAAATACGATTTTCAAAAAAGTATTTTCCAGAACATGGTATTAAAACAGGCCACCGCCCAGTCCAATATTGTCAAGGATAACCCACCAGCCTCGCTAATCTGGTACTTTCAAACGCCACTCGCGTATGAACACATGCTGCCCAATTTAAGTGCACTGGGTATTACTACTTATTACATTCCATAA
- a CDS encoding Arm DNA-binding domain-containing protein, producing the protein MKKIKFAAGRVEEFACEVGKSQSFLWDTASPGLGLRVTSKGAKSYIFQGKLDGATIRLTIGDPRTWDIAKAQAEARRLKVLLDNGQDPRKVREDALAAERDARAMQEAAVVAEQEKQLRESVTLGRVWPEYIADRIATREAGWSEHHIAAHRKIIQDGGQPRKRSPALTKAGPLWSLSSLRLIDLTNERVEAWAREEAKTRPSSARLAWRLLKAFMNWCASHKTYSSIVTSNLILPQYNQTQPIV; encoded by the coding sequence GTGAAAAAAATAAAGTTCGCGGCGGGTAGGGTAGAGGAGTTCGCCTGTGAGGTGGGAAAAAGTCAGTCATTCCTTTGGGATACCGCTTCACCAGGCCTCGGTTTGCGGGTGACTTCGAAGGGCGCAAAGTCCTATATTTTTCAGGGTAAGCTGGACGGCGCCACCATCCGGCTGACGATCGGTGATCCTCGTACATGGGACATTGCCAAGGCCCAGGCCGAAGCACGGCGCCTCAAGGTCCTGCTCGATAACGGGCAGGATCCACGAAAGGTGCGGGAAGATGCGCTTGCTGCAGAGCGCGACGCGCGCGCAATGCAGGAAGCTGCCGTTGTGGCTGAACAGGAAAAGCAGCTGCGGGAGTCCGTGACCCTGGGCCGCGTCTGGCCTGAATACATTGCCGATCGCATTGCCACGCGAGAAGCAGGCTGGTCAGAACATCATATTGCCGCGCATCGAAAGATCATTCAGGATGGCGGCCAGCCTCGGAAACGCAGTCCGGCGCTGACGAAAGCCGGTCCGCTCTGGTCCTTGTCCTCGCTCCGCCTCATCGATCTGACAAACGAGCGCGTTGAAGCCTGGGCGCGAGAGGAAGCAAAGACCCGTCCATCCAGCGCACGGCTGGCATGGCGACTGCTCAAGGCCTTCATGAACTGGTGCGCTTCGCACAAGACGTATTCGAGCATAGTCACTAGCAATCTGATCTTGCCCCAATATAACCAGACACAGCCAATCGTTTAG
- a CDS encoding IS3 family transposase (programmed frameshift) translates to MTRNKQTIEVVTVGQERRRRWSAEEKAALVRETYEPGMNVSLVARKHGVGASQLFNWRKLEREGALTAVTAGESVVPASELAAARAQIAQLQRMLGKKTMEAEILKEAVEFARGKKVDCALALVGQGRPVKPVCSALGVARSHVAQLLVRPADWIDGRTTQTFHQPTDAILVDAVRAEITALPTYGYRRAGALVNRTRALMGLPAINHKRFYRVMKANSLLLPKAPKRPVSSRVHNGAVAVDEPNQRWCSDGFEIACDNGEVVTGVFMKDCCDREIIAWRAWAERGLPGEPVRDMLVEAVETRFGQASVGSTRLEFLSDNGGAYRAHETHALVRALGIEPVHTPVCSPQSNGMAESFVNTFKRDYVNLMDRSSAEIVLAQLPDAFMHFNEVHPHSSLKWKSPRMFRRELARRAQESGAN, encoded by the exons ATGACTAGGAACAAGCAAACAATCGAGGTGGTGACGGTGGGCCAGGAGCGCCGCAGGCGCTGGTCTGCCGAGGAAAAAGCGGCGCTGGTGCGCGAGACTTACGAGCCAGGCATGAACGTGTCGCTGGTCGCTCGCAAGCACGGCGTCGGTGCAAGCCAGTTGTTCAACTGGCGTAAGCTCGAACGGGAAGGCGCGCTAACGGCGGTCACTGCTGGCGAATCGGTGGTACCAGCGAGCGAACTGGCCGCTGCACGCGCGCAGATAGCCCAGTTGCAGCGCATGCTCGGCAAGAAGACGATGGAGGCGGAAATCCTGAAGGAGGCCGTCGAGTTTGCTCGCG GAAAAAAAGTGGATTGCGCGCTCGCCCTTGTCGGGCAAGGACGACCAGTGAAGCCGGTCTGCTCTGCCCTTGGCGTAGCGCGCTCACACGTAGCCCAGTTGCTGGTTCGTCCCGCGGACTGGATCGACGGGCGTACCACTCAGACGTTCCACCAACCTACCGACGCCATCCTGGTCGACGCCGTGCGCGCCGAGATTACAGCGCTGCCGACCTATGGCTACCGCCGGGCTGGCGCTCTGGTCAACCGCACGCGCGCCTTGATGGGCTTGCCAGCAATCAATCACAAGCGGTTTTATCGCGTGATGAAGGCGAACAGTCTGCTGCTACCCAAGGCGCCGAAACGCCCAGTGAGCAGCCGCGTGCACAATGGCGCGGTGGCGGTGGACGAACCCAATCAGCGCTGGTGCTCGGACGGCTTCGAGATCGCCTGCGACAACGGCGAAGTGGTGACCGGTGTGTTCATGAAGGATTGCTGTGACCGAGAAATCATTGCCTGGCGTGCGTGGGCCGAACGTGGCCTGCCTGGCGAGCCCGTGCGCGACATGCTGGTGGAAGCGGTCGAGACAAGATTCGGCCAGGCCAGCGTCGGCTCGACCCGGCTGGAATTCTTGAGCGACAACGGCGGCGCCTATCGAGCCCATGAAACGCACGCGCTGGTGCGCGCACTTGGGATTGAACCGGTGCATACACCGGTATGCAGCCCGCAGTCGAACGGCATGGCCGAGAGCTTCGTGAACACGTTTAAACGGGACTACGTGAACTTGATGGACCGCAGCAGCGCAGAAATCGTTCTGGCTCAACTGCCAGACGCCTTTATGCACTTCAACGAGGTCCATCCGCATTCGTCGCTGAAATGGAAATCGCCTCGCATGTTCAGGAGGGAGCTGGCGCGCCGGGCTCAGGAAAGCGGCGCTAACTAA
- a CDS encoding IS5 family transposase (programmed frameshift), translated as MAKALLPDDLWALIQPLLPVHQPSPKGGRPRIDDRAALTGILFVLKTGLPWEYLPRELGCGSGMSCWRRLHAWQQAGVWQRIHEAMLHHLREYDQIQWERASVDSASVPSPLGGQHTGPNPTDRGKLGCKHHLLVDQRGLPLVASISGAQVHDSRMLIPLLETVPSVSGLAGRPRKRPAKLHADKAYASRAHRAWLRSRGIAPRIARYGIESRERLGKWRWVVERTLGWLHRFRRLRIRYERRADIH; from the exons ATGGCCAAAGCACTTCTTCCTGATGACCTGTGGGCGCTGATCCAGCCTTTACTGCCAGTACATCAGCCTTCCCCAAAGGGAGGACGCCCTCGCATTGACGACCGCGCCGCCTTGACCGGTATCCTGTTCGTCCTCAAGACAGGCTTGCCCTGGGAATATCTTCCTCGTGAATTGGGCTGTGGCAGCGGCATGAGTTGCTGGCGGCGCCTGCATGCATGGCAACAGGCTGGTGTGTGGCAACGCATCCACGAAGCCATGCTGCACCACTTGCGGGAATACGATCAGATTCAATGGGAACGCGCCAGTGTCGACTCGGCCAGCGTGCCATCC CCCCTCGGCGGACAGCATACCGGCCCCAATCCCACCGACCGCGGCAAGCTCGGATGCAAGCACCATCTGCTCGTCGACCAACGCGGACTGCCTCTGGTAGCGAGCATATCGGGGGCTCAGGTACATGATTCCCGGATGCTGATCCCGCTGCTCGAAACTGTCCCATCCGTATCCGGGCTAGCGGGCCGGCCACGCAAACGTCCGGCCAAACTGCACGCCGACAAGGCATATGCTTCGCGTGCCCATCGGGCCTGGTTGCGCAGCCGTGGCATCGCTCCACGTATAGCCCGCTACGGCATCGAGTCGCGCGAACGCCTGGGTAAATGGCGCTGGGTGGTCGAACGTACACTCGGTTGGCTCCACCGTTTCCGCCGGTTGCGTATCCGCTACGAGCGCCGAGCCGATATCCACTAA
- a CDS encoding PEP-CTERM sorting domain-containing protein, translated as MNVDHTRSKTLGWLGALAAASLLASGQAQAGAYGLSVNELNSFRITTSAGALSLAGANRNASDSAFFEGGVAVNPRAVNTGPAANADVLQVCSGSGCGGLPQNNYAPSPSSTLEFARGDAHAFGNMLNGGSTVRAVAEAQRNTVGAATATAGDTLTGSVNLTLSSAGFITFNFMGRRDLRTSVTTMGDKSSVSIMDIFNISCNTSSPVGCLSNANADGVIFQFAPDGDASNGSDVNGNHTVGSLDPFSLNMTAGTNDPATSRAFANGFAMFSLTSNFALPAGSYTLNFSKSTRTDIVVIEPLQVPEPGTLFLLGTGLAALAFTRRRQPK; from the coding sequence ATGAACGTCGATCACACACGAAGCAAAACCCTGGGTTGGCTGGGCGCACTGGCGGCGGCAAGCTTGCTGGCCAGCGGCCAGGCGCAGGCCGGCGCGTACGGCCTGTCCGTCAACGAATTGAACTCTTTCCGCATCACCACCAGCGCCGGCGCGCTGTCGCTGGCCGGCGCCAATCGCAATGCCAGCGACAGCGCCTTTTTCGAGGGCGGAGTGGCCGTCAATCCGCGCGCCGTCAATACAGGCCCGGCCGCCAACGCCGATGTGCTGCAAGTGTGTTCAGGCAGCGGTTGCGGCGGCTTGCCGCAAAATAACTACGCGCCCAGCCCCAGTTCCACTCTGGAGTTCGCACGCGGCGATGCGCACGCATTCGGCAACATGCTCAATGGCGGCTCCACCGTGCGCGCCGTTGCGGAAGCACAGCGCAACACGGTCGGCGCCGCCACGGCCACGGCTGGCGACACGCTCACCGGCTCCGTCAATCTGACCCTGTCGAGCGCCGGCTTCATCACCTTCAACTTCATGGGACGGCGCGATCTGCGCACCAGCGTGACGACCATGGGTGACAAGTCGAGCGTATCGATCATGGATATCTTCAATATCTCGTGCAATACGTCCAGTCCCGTGGGCTGCCTGTCGAACGCGAATGCCGATGGCGTGATCTTCCAGTTCGCGCCCGATGGCGACGCCAGCAATGGCAGCGACGTCAATGGCAACCATACGGTCGGCAGCCTCGATCCCTTCAGCCTGAACATGACGGCAGGCACCAACGACCCGGCCACCTCGCGCGCCTTTGCGAATGGTTTTGCGATGTTTTCCCTGACGTCGAATTTCGCCCTGCCCGCCGGCAGCTACACCTTGAACTTTTCCAAGTCCACGCGTACCGACATCGTCGTCATCGAGCCTTTGCAAGTACCGGAGCCAGGCACCCTGTTCCTGCTTGGTACGGGACTGGCAGCCCTGGCTTTTACGCGCCGCCGCCAACCGAAATAA
- a CDS encoding type II secretion system F family protein, translated as MSGAQLLFLVIVFAVVVALALLAWVIFFPGTLRQRLFGATAPAASEAVVENGWVERVARVAQPFSKLSLPEEGWERSPLRTRFMNAGWRQASAPALYFAAKTVLALLFPTVLGLYAASAMAAQLRSVLLLLLCVSATIGYYLPNLVLASTAKRRQRDIFENIPDALDLLTVCVEAGLSLERALVKVSGEIHIKSVVLAQELQLVLMEMRAGFSKEKALRNLALRSGVEDVDTLVAMLIQSERFGTSMGDSLRVHSENLRGKRSLLAEEAAAKIALKLLFPLIFCVFPTLMLVLMGPAVIEVYRVLVPAMASR; from the coding sequence ATGAGCGGTGCACAACTGCTGTTTCTCGTGATCGTCTTTGCCGTGGTGGTGGCGCTGGCCCTGCTGGCGTGGGTGATCTTCTTTCCTGGCACTTTGCGCCAGCGCCTGTTTGGCGCCACGGCGCCTGCCGCCAGCGAGGCGGTGGTGGAAAATGGCTGGGTGGAGAGGGTGGCGCGCGTGGCGCAGCCGTTCAGCAAGCTGTCGCTGCCGGAAGAGGGCTGGGAACGTTCGCCGCTGCGTACGCGCTTCATGAACGCGGGCTGGCGGCAAGCCAGCGCACCGGCCCTGTATTTTGCGGCGAAGACCGTGCTGGCCCTGCTGTTTCCCACCGTGCTGGGCCTGTATGCGGCCAGCGCCATGGCGGCGCAGCTGCGCAGCGTGCTGCTGTTGCTGCTGTGCGTCAGCGCCACCATCGGCTATTACCTGCCCAACCTGGTGCTGGCTAGCACGGCCAAGCGGCGCCAGCGCGACATCTTTGAAAACATCCCCGACGCGCTCGACTTGCTGACCGTCTGCGTGGAAGCGGGCCTGAGCCTGGAGCGCGCGCTGGTGAAGGTGTCGGGCGAAATCCATATCAAGAGCGTGGTGTTGGCGCAGGAGTTGCAGCTGGTGCTGATGGAAATGCGCGCCGGCTTTTCCAAGGAAAAGGCGCTGCGCAACCTGGCCCTGCGCAGCGGCGTGGAAGACGTCGACACCCTGGTCGCCATGCTGATCCAATCGGAACGCTTCGGCACGAGCATGGGCGATTCGCTGCGCGTGCATTCGGAAAACCTGCGCGGCAAGCGCAGCTTGCTTGCAGAAGAGGCGGCAGCGAAGATCGCCCTGAAACTGCTGTTCCCGCTGATCTTTTGCGTCTTTCCCACCCTGATGCTGGTGCTCATGGGGCCGGCCGTGATCGAAGTCTATCGCGTGCTCGTGCCGGCCATGGCCAGCCGCTGA
- a CDS encoding type II secretion system F family protein gives MDLVFYGFAVLLFAACILMVEGVWLWWSGTHGSAARRINRRLRLMAARGEGGGERVSILKQRRYARSPGLERWLRRLPQAARLDRLLLQSGLSWSVAQFLGGTGALLLAALLLLAACSMPMPGALLLLSCAVSAPCLCVLRARAARLKKIEAQLPEAADFLARALRAGHSFSNVLQMVGDELNEPISGEFKMAHEEINYGVPMNEALQNLAARIPLTDLRYLVIAVLVQRESGGNLAEVLVSIARIIRARLKLLGQVRVLSAEGRMSAWVLGLMPVVMIGVMALVNPQYIRLLWTDPSGIKLLWYAAGMVALGVVWMRNVIRIRI, from the coding sequence ATGGACCTGGTCTTCTACGGCTTTGCCGTGCTGCTGTTCGCCGCCTGCATCCTGATGGTGGAGGGCGTTTGGCTGTGGTGGTCGGGCACGCACGGCAGCGCGGCGCGGCGCATCAACCGGCGCTTGCGGCTGATGGCGGCGCGCGGCGAGGGCGGCGGCGAGCGGGTCTCCATCCTCAAGCAGCGCCGCTATGCGCGTTCGCCCGGTCTCGAGCGCTGGCTGCGGCGCCTGCCGCAGGCGGCGCGGCTTGACCGCTTGCTGCTGCAATCGGGCTTGTCCTGGTCGGTGGCGCAGTTCCTGGGCGGCACCGGCGCCTTGCTGCTGGCGGCCTTGCTGCTGTTGGCGGCATGCTCCATGCCCATGCCCGGCGCCTTGCTGCTACTGTCCTGCGCCGTGAGCGCACCGTGTTTGTGCGTGCTGCGCGCGCGCGCGGCGCGGCTGAAAAAGATCGAGGCGCAACTGCCGGAAGCGGCCGATTTCCTGGCCCGCGCGTTGCGCGCCGGGCACTCGTTTTCGAACGTGCTGCAGATGGTCGGCGATGAACTCAATGAGCCGATCAGCGGCGAATTCAAGATGGCGCACGAAGAGATCAATTACGGCGTGCCGATGAACGAGGCGCTGCAAAACCTGGCCGCGCGCATTCCGCTGACGGACTTGCGCTACCTCGTCATCGCCGTGCTGGTGCAGCGCGAATCGGGGGGGAATTTGGCCGAGGTGCTGGTCAGCATCGCGCGCATCATCCGCGCCCGGCTAAAGCTGCTGGGGCAGGTGCGCGTGCTGTCGGCCGAGGGACGCATGTCGGCCTGGGTGCTGGGCCTGATGCCGGTGGTGATGATCGGCGTCATGGCGCTGGTCAACCCGCAATACATCCGCCTGCTGTGGACCGATCCCAGCGGCATCAAACTGCTGTGGTACGCGGCCGGCATGGTGGCGCTGGGCGTGGTCTGGATGCGCAATGTGATCCGCATCCGCATCTAA
- a CDS encoding immunity 52 family protein codes for MFKRDAANPTIAFRPSVQKIATIIRFLQKTEAFGKNWFLSQETEAESFLYPVFDASGELTTAAEAVLEAEFKGEKFRYLSAWNGELGDGDGASIALGFSDSDWPSRSLEISDHGQAAKRLGIDGVKELLSIIADSLRPVLITVARNQYFRKQVFKDRPGVGWMLYLPRVLTTQQVPEARALVPVMATGEQGKDQQIGTIIVSVTDEPFSDENPEHVKIANAIEIRLVDQDLLPRYVDI; via the coding sequence TTGTTCAAACGCGATGCAGCGAACCCAACCATTGCGTTCCGACCTTCCGTCCAAAAAATCGCGACAATTATCCGCTTCTTGCAAAAAACTGAGGCGTTTGGAAAGAATTGGTTTCTGTCGCAGGAGACAGAAGCAGAGTCGTTTCTTTATCCGGTTTTCGATGCCTCGGGAGAACTCACCACTGCAGCCGAAGCCGTACTCGAGGCCGAGTTCAAGGGTGAGAAATTCCGATATCTCAGTGCCTGGAATGGCGAGCTCGGAGACGGTGATGGCGCGAGTATTGCGCTCGGGTTCAGCGACAGTGACTGGCCCTCTCGGAGTCTGGAGATCAGCGATCACGGTCAAGCCGCGAAACGGCTCGGCATTGATGGCGTAAAAGAGCTACTGTCCATTATCGCGGATTCCCTACGGCCGGTATTGATTACGGTTGCACGTAATCAGTATTTTAGAAAACAAGTCTTCAAGGATCGCCCAGGTGTTGGCTGGATGTTGTACCTGCCGCGTGTACTGACGACCCAGCAAGTGCCAGAAGCCCGTGCCTTGGTACCCGTCATGGCGACGGGCGAGCAAGGTAAAGACCAGCAGATCGGCACCATCATCGTCAGCGTCACCGACGAGCCTTTTTCTGATGAAAATCCCGAGCACGTGAAGATCGCCAACGCCATTGAAATTCGCCTGGTCGATCAGGACTTGCTGCCTCGCTATGTCGATATTTGA